Proteins from a genomic interval of Leptospira bandrabouensis:
- a CDS encoding TldD/PmbA family protein — protein sequence MRNLLKECLAEESGFVELRYHHKESRSFFAERGRVESTALRKRTGVGVRVLESGTWGFASTSEISKSSIQNAIQVAKKAARLSSALRKDKIPNLPKANFAIGDFIGKGIEDFRNRTVEEKLKLVLDIQNAAAKQSAKLQSVGCGYSEIYEEKAIVTTDGADSFFSMVRPEFRVSAVAKEDGKMESGSHSIGVTGGWDCLFRSLSPTEISDEACKTAVDLLSSSLPDGGLSTVILSPSIVGLLVHEAIGHTVEADFVLSGSVAQGKIGHRVGSDLVTLCDSGYSEYYEGAGGSIPVDDEGVIPTNTVIIKNGILSSYLHNRETAERFGVAPTGSARAWEYGDVPLIRMRNTFLMPGDSSLEEMIANTKDGYYLDGAKNGQADATGEFMFAVQKAYRIKNGKITDLLKGVTVSGLAFDVLQNVDMVSKEFKWDLGSGHCGKGQPAKVDAGGPYVRTKVLLGGK from the coding sequence TTTTGCAGAAAGGGGACGGGTGGAATCCACTGCCCTACGCAAAAGAACGGGTGTCGGTGTTCGAGTTTTGGAATCGGGAACTTGGGGTTTTGCATCTACTAGTGAAATTTCCAAATCCTCTATCCAAAATGCCATCCAGGTAGCAAAAAAAGCCGCCCGCCTATCCTCTGCTTTGCGAAAGGATAAAATCCCCAACCTCCCTAAGGCCAATTTTGCAATTGGTGATTTTATTGGCAAAGGGATTGAAGACTTTCGTAACCGAACTGTCGAAGAAAAATTAAAACTTGTCCTCGACATCCAAAATGCTGCCGCCAAACAATCGGCAAAACTCCAATCCGTGGGTTGTGGGTATTCTGAAATTTATGAAGAGAAAGCGATCGTGACTACCGATGGCGCTGATAGTTTTTTTAGTATGGTAAGACCCGAATTTCGAGTGTCTGCTGTGGCAAAAGAAGATGGAAAGATGGAATCTGGTTCTCATTCGATTGGAGTGACAGGTGGTTGGGACTGCCTCTTTCGTTCCCTGTCTCCCACAGAAATTTCCGACGAAGCCTGTAAAACAGCTGTGGATTTACTTTCCAGTTCTCTCCCTGACGGGGGACTTTCTACTGTAATTTTATCACCTTCCATTGTGGGTCTTCTCGTGCACGAAGCCATTGGCCATACGGTGGAGGCAGACTTTGTACTCTCAGGTTCTGTGGCCCAAGGAAAAATTGGTCATAGGGTCGGTTCCGACTTAGTGACGTTATGCGACTCTGGCTATTCTGAATATTATGAAGGAGCCGGTGGTTCCATTCCAGTAGATGATGAAGGAGTCATTCCCACAAACACAGTCATCATTAAAAATGGAATTTTATCCTCATACCTTCACAACAGAGAAACTGCCGAACGATTTGGTGTGGCACCAACGGGATCGGCAAGGGCTTGGGAGTATGGTGATGTTCCTCTCATTCGCATGCGAAACACTTTTCTTATGCCCGGAGATTCAAGTTTGGAAGAAATGATCGCAAACACAAAAGATGGGTATTATCTGGATGGTGCCAAAAACGGCCAAGCGGATGCGACGGGTGAATTTATGTTTGCCGTGCAAAAAGCCTACCGCATCAAAAATGGAAAGATCACCGACCTCTTAAAAGGTGTTACGGTATCAGGCCTTGCCTTTGATGTTTTACAAAATGTAGATATGGTTTCCAAAGAATTCAAATGGGATTTGGGTTCGGGGCATTGTGGAAAAGGACAACCTGCTAAAGTAGATGCGGGTGGTCCTTATGTTCGCACAAAAGTATTGTTAGGTGGTAAATAA